The Chlamydiales bacterium genome window below encodes:
- a CDS encoding 4a-hydroxytetrahydrobiopterin dehydratase, which translates to MNPACELIKKNCVPCKGGVPPLKGEHLLSLYAQLKKGWQIVSEHHLEKKYSFSDFKTALSFTVKVGALAEQEHHHPDIYLSYGKVKITLWTHKIDGLSESDFILAAKCDELLASTD; encoded by the coding sequence ATGAATCCAGCTTGTGAATTAATAAAAAAGAACTGTGTTCCTTGTAAAGGAGGTGTGCCTCCCCTAAAAGGAGAACACTTATTATCTCTTTATGCTCAATTAAAAAAAGGCTGGCAAATAGTCAGTGAGCACCATTTAGAAAAAAAATATAGTTTTTCCGATTTTAAAACAGCACTCTCTTTTACTGTTAAAGTAGGAGCTTTAGCTGAACAAGAACATCATCATCCAGATATCTATCTTTCTTATGGAAAAGTAAAAATCACCCTCTGGACACATAAAATCGATGGTTTATCTGAAAGTGACTTTATCCTTGCCGCTAAATGCGATGAATTATTAGCCTCAACTGATTAA
- a CDS encoding cyclic nucleotide-binding domain-containing protein, translating into MKSWTLIDKAFALKTTNLFAELDLDLLLTIADKMGTSRFKEGEIIFPLLQDAHRMYLIVEGTVQIQDTNEHILAHLHQGDFFGDESLFNEKPRAYSAHSLTHTTLLTLSKIHLLTIISECPSVATTLLHAYTSYIGFRPRQ; encoded by the coding sequence ATGAAATCATGGACATTAATAGATAAGGCCTTTGCCCTAAAGACAACAAACCTCTTTGCAGAATTAGACCTCGACCTGCTACTTACCATAGCAGATAAGATGGGAACTTCTCGCTTTAAAGAAGGTGAGATTATCTTCCCTCTTCTACAAGATGCTCACAGAATGTATTTAATTGTTGAGGGAACTGTGCAAATTCAAGATACAAATGAACACATTCTTGCTCACCTACATCAGGGCGATTTTTTTGGAGATGAATCGTTGTTTAATGAAAAGCCAAGGGCTTATAGCGCACATTCTCTAACGCATACAACGCTTCTTACTCTTTCAAAAATACACCTGCTTACAATCATCTCTGAGTGCCCCTCTGTTGCAACAACGCTTCTACATGCCTACACATCTTACATAGGATTTAGACCAAGACAATGA